The Canis lupus familiaris isolate Mischka breed German Shepherd chromosome X, alternate assembly UU_Cfam_GSD_1.0, whole genome shotgun sequence genome has a segment encoding these proteins:
- the CCDC160 gene encoding coiled-coil domain-containing protein 160: MDARRKHWKENMFAPFFSAQDVLDEASQPESSCEQMTLDKANRIEGLFNLSSRKFQEENKFKRKEFISQLNEKEQEPNLRERKINISKNEADTNSVSCESSNLDVVTEESFNSTEDHSIWSTKELPILPRQDVKKKFTEGMSPKLRLNLLNEELEELNMKCRKIEEEFENAEKELLNSKKEVSSKPLRFQETGGETSKKDWELQALRNDLSEKATNVQNLTEELQQAKELIHRLSLENRDLKEAVRKLKRQTEIGNALLKEEMKLYYELEMEKIRGELDAIKNELRAEKTLQARNNRALELLRKHFASVTSSSTLDSLTEDFF, encoded by the coding sequence ATGGATGCTAGAAGAAAACACTGGAAGGAGAATATGTTTGCTCCTTTTTTTAGTGCACAGGATGTTCTAGATGAGGCTTCTCAGCCTGAATCTTCTTGTGAACAAATGACTTTAGATAAAGCCAATAGAATAGAAGGGCTTTTTAATTTGTCCAGTAGAaagtttcaagaagaaaataaatttaagaggaaggaatttatttctcaactgaatgaaaaagaacaagaaccaaatttaagagagagaaagataaacatttcAAAGAATGAAGCTGACACAAATTCTGTCTCCTGTGAATCATCTAATTTGGATGTGGTGACCGAAGAAAGCTTTAATAGCACAGAAGATCATTCTATCTGGAGTACAAAGGAATTACCCATCCTACCGCGACAAGACGTGAAGAAGAAATTTACCGAAGGAATGTCTCCCAAACTCCGCCTGAATCTTTTGAATGAAGAACTGGAAGAACTTAACATGAAATGcaggaaaatagaagaggaatttGAAAATGCTGAAAAAGAACTTTTGAACTCCAAAAAAGAAGTCTCCTCGAAACCCCTAAGGTTTCAGGAAACGGGTGGAGAAACTTCGAAGAAAGACTGGGAGCTTCAAGCTTTAAGAAATGACCTATCTGAAAAAGCGACAAATGTCCAAAACCTAACTGAAGAGCTCCAGCAAGCCAAAGAACTCATCCACAGGCTGAGTCTAGAGAACAGAGATTTAAAAGAGGCCGTTAGGAAACTCAAGCGTCAAACTGAGATCGGAAACGCGCTcctgaaggaagaaatgaaactgtaTTATGAATTAGAGATGGAAAAGATCCGCGGGGAGCTGGATGCCATCAAGAATGAGCTGAGAGCCGAGAAGACCCTGCAAGCAAGAAATAACAGGGCCCTGGAGTTGCTTAGGAAACACTTTGCTTCTGTGACATCATCAAGTACCCTGGACAGCTtgacagaggattttttttaa